Sequence from the Paramisgurnus dabryanus chromosome 3, PD_genome_1.1, whole genome shotgun sequence genome:
aattggctacattttttgagtggtagcaaagtcagccaatcagtaatgagattgcaagttaagccagtagggggagccaaataggtgcaaaaccacttgtttaaaatcccccaccctaatagagctatctgagagaggtttttaggaagcttctaaggcattacagacccaaacaaaaacattttgtctacatgtcacatcacagaacaatgataaataccccgttcaatcattctatgtcacctttaactctttcgccgccattgacaagatatctcgtcaatcaagagaaaacacttccctgccaatgacaagtttttccggcTTTCTGCAaaaccgctattatccaccaggtggcgcccttctttttaaacccggaagtattgccctatggcaagcggctgcatgtccgtttctgttttaaagatcgctctgaatgggatctctatgaaaagtccgtcacaaaaattgaattatctcagctttttgctcaaaatgtgatgtttttacagaaacctacccatattcaaaagctgatttaAAAAGAACTATTAAAGGTAGGATTAAacgtttgtttttttttttttttttttgaaagcagagggtctgttctttcatttggtatattgtatgtttatatatttaaacaagaacattttctgaaaggcattaaactttggtgaaaatcatgaaaaacgctggcgctgggtggcaactttttaaaaaaatgggcggcgaaagagttaatatataCTTCTGTGTGCACTTACACATGCAGACCGCTAGTAgtcagtatccacgcgtgtaaccacagtagaaATAAAACCAccaaagaagaagcagcttggccaATAAACTCACAAATGAAGAAGAAGAATTGTGTATGACTTGAGAAAACGAGCAGTGATGGAGGtaaaacagcgacttttgttgcagtttgagttaaatcactcctcaacttggcccatctttgttttcaccgtcgcaaGTGGAAATGCCAATGAAGAAATGTGACACAGATTTTATTTTCCTGATGGGAGGGATTCTaatggaccaatcacagcgcttgacGTCCTCCTAGAACCGACACGTTGTTACATTTTTGGCGAGGTGCACATCAGGCTAAGCATAACCTACGGCATATTTTCAgatgatcaaaatgtattaaagaaatggttctttgataataaaaataaaggttcttctatggcatcactgtgaagaaccttttaaccactttaatttttaagagtgtactgcGATGTCATTCGCTGCCGCTGATATGTGTGACGCTGATTTAGCGCATCAATCTGTTGATGTTGTGAACTTACATTATACTGGAATGGTTAAAAAACTTCATTTCATTACCTTATCCATGACAAACAGAGAAGTTGTTGCACTAAAAATCAGtccaaaaacaaacataccaaatgtgaccctgaacaacaaaaccagtcataagttggacaggtatatttgtaaagATActttgtatgggtcaaaatgatgcCAGAAATCTttaggatattatgtaaagatcatgctTCATGAAGAGATTTTGTAagtttcctactgtaaatatatcaacaTTTACATTATTTGTGTGAGTGTATGCCatgctaaggactttatttggacaacttttcacaatattatgatttttttgcGACCACAAATTCCAGATTATCACAtatagttgtatctcagccaaatattgtcctatcctaactaACTGTTCATCAATGAAAGCTTTCAGATAATCTCAGTAGAAATCTCAATTTCCAAAAATTGAccactggttttgtggtccaggctCACAAATGTCTTTAGGTTCGCAGATTCAAATCATATAAGAATACAAAGAGATCTGCACTCATCCAAGGCTtactttataaaaatgtattatgcaGAGGCTAAATATACCAAAATACAACCTAACCTTCATAGTGCCATTCATACGTAGAATCACCgtattgtgcctttaatgtgATGATAGTCAGAACAGAATAATGACCCAAATTATGTTTGTATCCTGATTGCGTGGGTTTTTTTCAGAGTAAAAGTCATCTTGAATTTTTTCTTCTGTTTTGATGGACACAAATGTTGAAATGTGAGTCGTAGTCTGACATTgataatgaaaataattttcTCTGTCCTCTCAGAGGCTGGAGGTCCATCGTTCACTATTGGAAAGGCCATCTGGTTGCTCTGGGGTTTGGTCTTTAACAACTCTGTACCTGTGCAGAACCCCAAAGGAACCACCAGCAAGATCATGGTCAGCGTTTGGGCTTTCTTTGCTGTGATTTTCCTGGCCAGCTATACGGCTAATTTGGCGGCGTTCATGATTCAAGAAGAGTACGTGGACCAGGTGTCGGGGCTCAGCGATAAAAAGGTATTTTCATAAAGAAATCATAATTATATTACAATACAAATTGTTTGGGATGTGGTTCATATGTCTCATGACTGCTACGTCACAAGGCACGCAAGAACCATTGAGATTCAGCATTATTGACACACTGCCATATGTGGATCTAGCGCTCGCATCACAGtttgtttactttttaattttGCTAAATATtataattgtttttcatatcATAAGAAACCGTATAGACATGGATTGATCCACTGGATTTATAAGTATTAGTTTAAAGATGGATGTTTGGGGGAAAGTTTTATAAGCCCCTAGTGAGTAACTTTGGTTCCGGAGGTGAAAGACAATAATCAGGAGACACGAACCGAGCTGTCCTCCTTCAACTTTACTGTCCATTATGTTGTTATATTATGGGTTGGTTTCCCTGAAAGgctttagattaatccaggactaggccttggtaAGATTAGGACATTTAGgtagtttttacaaataaacctaaaaaacaaacggtttGCATCTTAAGACCATCTAATGTATATGTTTAGATGTGTCAGGCCAAGGTgcttttaaatgaaggcagctcaaatatgaattttagtctgggactatgataaaccctgtctgggaaatttCCCCATAATCACTTCAAGATGACGTGTTGTAAATGAATTAGGATTGTCAAAATGAATGTGTTAataatgcattaatgtaaattCATCTTAACGACACTAATTTTAATAGCAAGCGATAAACGCAACGTGCAATATCTGTTTGACCCTTGGCCTAGCACGTTGTTGAATAAATTAAGACACAGCCTTAGACAGTAAATAGTCatcaaacatctaaaatgatctttatttgtatgttttctgagaggtgtatCGTCCTTAATGCTTAACTAATACAAAGATGCATCTCCATCCAAATGCATGTctgacgttttggcttcagttttaaaacatgcaggaatgagAAAATAAAGTGCAGAACTTGCTTGatgtgaaaataatttttaagagAGATAAGACATGAAAACGATCTTCCTCATGCTGATCTAAAGCATGGACAGACATGCGACCCTGATATATAGACATCTACACAGAATTACAGTATTAAAAATATCTGTGATTTTGAGGTATGGATGCAGTGATTTTTTTGAACCTTCAAAAATCtttaactggattttttttataatttttgtcactctttcactaataataaacatataattgTATAAAGCATCCATATTTGTTCATGCTTATGTTGATTAGAGTATTAAAAACATGAAAAGTGTTAGATTAAGGTAAATTaagttgcgattaatcacaaGTTAACTCACGACTATCAAgtgattaatctagattaaatagtTTAATGGATTGACACCGCTCAAATGAATATATATTCACTGATGCGATTATTAAATATGACGGTCAGTTGTTTGATGCAGATTTTATTTCCCTCTGCTGTTTTAATGTGATGTTTGATTTCTCTTGAGCCGATTCTCATCAGTCTGTTTAACTTTAGTTTCAGAGACCCAACGATTTCTCACCTCCGTTTCGTTTCGGGACCGTACCAAACGGCAGCACTGAGCGAAACATCCGCAATAACTACAAAGAGATGCACTCGTACATGATCAAATTTCACCAGCGCAACGTAGACGAGGCTTTGTACAGTCTGAAAACAGGGTGAGACGCAGCATTTTCTCCACAGAACTTCTGAGGTGTTTCAAAGCCTCATGTTGAAGTGTGTCTTGGTTTAGTGGACACTGAAGAAAGCCTCATTCACAAAACTACtatatacagttttttattatgtataaatacacatatataaatatttattttattttttattataagacACACACTGTTTATGAGGCGGTGGTGCAAAATCATGAATTATTTTATACATCAAGCAcatatttctttataaaataaaaactgtcaaatgtaaaaaaatgttaatgtttaaaaGATCTTTATTATAAGCCAGTGTACTGCTCACATTTTCATTGAGGAAGGTTGTGAATGAAGAGAGATATGAGAGGAGCTTCTCCAACGCTTTGGCTCTGAATCTGTGGCGTCTTCTGTTTCCAATCATAGGAAGCTGGATGCGTTTATTTACGACGCCGCAGTGCTGAACTACATGGCCGGAAGAGACGAGGGCTGTAAGCTGGTCACTATCGGCTCTGGGAAAGTGTTTGCGTCTACCGGCTACGGAATCGCCATCCAGAAAGACTCTGGCTGGAAGAGACAGGTGGACCTGGCCATCCTACAGCTGTTTGGAGATCGTACGAGCCCATACACCTGCACACATGCTTTCATTTTCTTAGTTTCTATAACAAATCATTTTTCTTTTGATGTCATGATGTTAATTCTTTAAGTTAGTGGGAGTCATTTGTTTTCATTAGTTTCATGTGAATTTGGTTTTGCTCTTTTATAAGCTTGTAATGTATATAAGTGCTGCTGATATCAGAAATTGTGTATCCTCATTTCCTTTCTTAGCTTTCTTTAATTGTGTCTTAGCTCCAACCGACTAGAAAGGAGGAAAGAATGCAGGGTCCTTGTTAGCCTCTCATCTGTCCTCAGGGCCTCCTCGTGATTCCTTAAGTTAGCCAACATGTTCTTTATGATGAAGGAATCTGATTTGGTTTCCAGGTCACAGACAAGAGGAGCGAAGAAATGAGGATGCACAATTTAGGACAGTCTTAAGACAGCAAAGTTTTAAAAAAACTCCTTCCCAGCATCCAAAATCCCATGCTGATGATGATTATACAGAACAGCTTCTTCTTGACAATTAAATTCACTTAACTGTTAACTGTATCTTGAGAAAAATCCCTGATGTGACATTCTTTGCCTTTCCAGCATCTTCTGTATATTTGATTTCTGTCCATCAATGACTGTGTGATGATATGAATCTTTCTACACTGAAGACAACTGAGAGACTTTTAAATTTATGGTGTTGCATTCTTGATCATCAGTGAATATCTCTATAGTTTCTGAAGGTTGTGTACGAGTCTCTCAATTGTCCCAGATGTAAAAAGTTTGATCTAATCACACAACCATTGATGTACAAAGGTCAAATATACAGAAGATGCTAGAAAAGCAAAGTTTAATGACTCAGACTTGTGAACAACTATCTGTCATCGATTGTCCAGGTAAAATTGTGCAGTATTAAGATCAGGTGGATGTAAACTTTTAAACTTAGATATTTACATAAAGTCCACAACACAAACTAATAACTACATTTACCGAAATAACCGTTATGTGAAATAAATTGTTCAAGGCAgataaaatcttaattttccgAATATCTcgaatttttcttaaattcagCAATGAGTATTTAAACCTGCGActgtatttgtatgtgtgtgtgtgttaggtgACATGGAGGAGTTTGAGGCCCTCTGGCTCACCGGGATCTGCCACCACGAGAAGAATGAAGTGATGAGCAGCCAACTGGATGTAGACAACATGGCGGGTGTGTTCTACATGTTAGGAGCCGCCATGGCTCTGTCACTTATCACGTTCATCGCAGAGCACGCCTTCTACTGGCACCTGCGCTTCTGCTTCATGGGTGTGTTTTCTGGGAAACCAGGTTTCACCTTTGCCATCAGCAGGGTAAGGCTGTACCTTAAACATAAACATACGTCAAATCTTCTAAAAGCTTCCAGGTGAACTGAAAcatctctcttcctctctctctctctctctcaggagATTTACAGCTGTATTCACGGAGTTGAAATCGAAGAGAAGAGTTCATCGGTGCTGGATTCCCCCTCCACCACCATGAACAACACACACTCAAACATTCTACGTCTGCTACGCACCGCCAAAAACATGGCATCTCTTTCGGGGGTCAACGGCTCCCCACACAGTGCCCTCGACTTCATCCGAAGAGAGTCTTCTGTCTATGACATCAGCGAGCACCGCCGCAGTTTGGCTGGACATTCGGACTGCAAGGCCCCGTACCTGCCTGATGACAACATGTTTAGCGACTACATCAGTGAGGTGGAGCGCACCTTTGGCAACCTGCACCTGAAGGACAGTAACCTGTACCAGGACCACTACTTGCACCACCATGGAGGCTCTACCCTGGGGCTGATGGGACCGGTCCCCAACCGTCCTCAGAGCCTGGGATCCAGTAGTTCCCTGGAGGGCGGCATGTTTGACTGCGATAGCTTAGCCGGGGGCGTGGCCCCCATCTTCACCACCCAGCCACGTTCTGCCCTTACACACAGGAACATGAGCAAGTTCGATCTGTTACAGAGTCAGACTCCTCTGTCGGGACAGGGCTTGAATCAAGGCCTGGCCGACCTGTACGGGAAGTTCTCGTTCAAAGGCGGAGCTTCCGGATCGGGATACATTCCGGGCCATGACCGGTACCGCAACGGAGCCGATGACGGAAACATCCGTTCTGACGTTTCGGACATTTCCACTCATACGGTAACCTACGGCAATCTAGAGGGCAATGCTAAGAAACGGAAGCAGTACAGAGACAGTCTTAAGAAACGGCCCGCGTCTGCCAAGTCCCGACGAGAGCTAGATGAGATTGAGTTGGGCTATCGTCGCCGTCAGCGTCATGGCCACCATCGTCATCACGGACACCGCTCTGCCTCTCCTCCATCTGATCGCAAAAGAGTTGGTGGAGCAAACTCGACTTCGTATCTGTTACAGGACAAGGAAAGTCTGAGGGATTTCTACCTGGACCAGTTCCGGCCCAAAAAAGGCATCCCACAGTGGGAGCATGTGGACCTTACGGATGGTCCCACTGAGGGTGGAGGGAACTGCACCAGTTTGGTGTCTGTGGAAGACTTCCTGAAAAGCAAACCCAAGAAGCTGGACAGCAAGAGTGGGAGCAGCGAGTGGGAATGTCGTAGCTGTCGTTCCGGCAGCGCAGGCAACAAGCAGGCCTCCTTACATGGGGTTGGGACTGGCTTCGTGAGCAGTGGCAGCAATTGTGTCGCGTCAGGGGGCGGAGGAGGACCTGGGAGCAGCCGTCCCACTTCGGCCACCTGTATGCGGTGTGAAGGTTGCAAAAAATCTGGCAACCTCTATGACATCAGTGAGGACAGTAACCACTTACTGGAGCACCCGGCTGGCAATAGGGGCCAGACTTCAGCGCAGCGTCGCAGGGCCTTCGGTGGAAAACCGCTACAGCGGCAGCATTCTTATGACACCTTTGTGGACCTCCAGAGAGAGGAGGCAGGGGGCGTGGCTGGAGTGCTAGAGTTCGGTGGAGCCGGAGGTGTGGGTGGAGCACTGCCACCGCCACGCAGCATAAGCCTAAAGGAGAAGGAGCGCTACATGGATGCCTCCGGTCCCTTCGCACATATATTCGAACATCAAGGAGGCTCCGAGCTCGATACAGACCTTGACCCGCTGTTTTACGGCGGCATCGAGAAGGCGAAGGGCGCAGGATCGCCATTCGGTTTGTTCTCATCTCACCGCTGCTCTGTTGGTGAGAAGGAACTGAGAGACAGTGGACTGATGGAAGGGCCGGCACACTCCTTATCCAAATCCCTCTATCCTGATCGAACTAACCACAACCCCTTCGTCCCTACTTTTGGAGATGACCAGTGTCTGCTGCATGGTGCCAAATCTTACTACATCAATAGACAGCAGCAAGGTGACATGCACTGCCCCACGGGTGTAACCTCTTTCCTGCCGGCATCAGCTGCTTCGGGAGTGATGTCGAACTTAGCCCCACACTTTCCTGCAGAGCTGTGCATTGGAAATCACCACACCAGCAAGCTGAGCCTCGGTCCACCTCGACCTTTCAGCGGCAGCAACGGACATGTGTATGAAAAACTCTCCAGCATCGAGTCCGATGTTTGAAAAATAATAGTGAGAGGACGTTCGGTGGCGAATTCGACAGCCAGACTTGTgcagaacacacagaacttgaGAGAACTGAAAATGTCATTTCCTGTGAAGTACGTGTTTACACCAGTGCGTTCATCTTCATGAGCTGGTGAGAACAAGAGCGTGTCCATCTGCTGAATGTGTTTGAGGAGAAGTGCAGAAGAGCAGATGGCCTGTTTCACCTCCATTCCTCTCTCCATCACCGCTCTTCTCAAACCAAAACAGGCCAGTCTTGTGTTCTTCTCTTTTGCAAGAAGAAGCAATCACGAAAGTTTAAAGAATGCTTACTGATATTATAAACAGGGTAATCACTGTACCTCAGAGACGTTATGAAGACTGAATCTGCTTGGTCTCCACAGTAGGTTGCATTTGTCTTCTGGTTCCCAAGTCCCACCGTTTCCTTCCTGTTTCATTGCCGTACAGGCCTTTGACTGCAGATACTGAGAGATGAGGTGAGCGGTAGGGACATCTGAATGTGATGATCGCGGTCCAGCCTCTACATCAACCTCATGTATCCTTGGCAACAGCGTCTCCCATGCTGTTCACTGCCATGCATTAGCCAGCCTTTCGGGTCCGGGGGGCGTCTGCTGAGTTTTCTGATGCCATTTATATTCAAGTCTCTACTGCCGTGATATTTCATGTCAAATGCGACCGCAGATACCTTTACTTATCTTGCGATTCTTTAAGACTTGAAGGATTAAATGCTAGAGTAAGGTCAGTATTAATGCCTCTTTGTTTTTCGCCTGTAAATACATCTCTCTTTTATTAACCGATAAGGTCAACCTTTAATATAGATTTTTCAAGTATTTAACAAATAACCACAATaaagataaaaacagaacaaaagaaataaaaatatgcaaagtATAGTTAAGCATTACTACTGATGATGAgtcatattttaaatgatagtttactgtttattactttatcctGATGGTTTACTGCCTCCTAACCAGCTTCATTTAAGAGTTATTGCTTTGTTAAGAATGTAACCGAGCTACACAGTGCTGTTGTGTTTAGTTTGCTGAAAAACCCTTGCTAAGTTTCTTTGAAATTGTCTTTAGTGTTTGGCAATCCATAGAGAAGATttacttacacacacacacacacacacacacacacacacacacacacacacacacacacacacacacacacacacacacacacacacacacacacacacacacacacacacacacacacacacgcagacacacacacacacacacacacacacacacacacacctcaacGTCTGTACCACAATATTAAAGGGCATAAAATCATTTACTGTAGTATTAGTTATAACTGCTAACTAACCCCCCTCCCcacatagacacacacacaccacagatCTTCAGTTTAATTGAGTAGGTTGAGTCTTTCCAATAAGTGAATGACTTGAAAGTAATGTTTCGTAAGTTGTTGGAGTGTCATTTGTGTGTTTCAGGTCGACTGTACAGAAACGTCTCTGCTCCTCAGTTTTACTGTTAAAGTTTTTCTTGTATGTTGAAGCTGGTGGTGTAATAGCGCAGTGATGTATGTTAAGGTCTTCTCATGACTAACGCTGGACTTTTCTCTATAGgtatacatatatagttttgacataagcacacatacacacactttgCTATAATCCCCCTGTGCTATAGCTTAAGCTCTTTATGCTTGAAAATCACACTTTTCTTCTGTTTATAGAAAAATAAGCCTATTACACCTAGATGTAGTTATCAtttttttctaatgtatttGCAATACAGTATACAAAACTTTTAGCATTCTGTTAACTAGTATATTCTCATTCTTCTAAGATAAGTATAGCTGGTTTAAAGTATTATACAGGTAAGAATCACCCTGTTGTTGTTCTACACATTGCTAGTTACAAAAGTACTAAATCCATTTTTCCTTCACAGAATTGATGAAATGGTGATAAATGAGTGTGCGTGCGTGAGCGAGACAGTGACTTTTACAATACATACTCTCGTTGCTGTGGTATTACTATGGTGTTGCCATGGTAACTGCAGTATAAGAGGATCCAGGCTGAATAAGTGAATTGTTTCACTACGAATAAGAAATCCATCCACTTTGATACGTTACCAAAATTTTTACATCTGGAAATATGATACTTGTACAGATTGTGTATATAATGGATAAAGGTCTTTTGTATGACAATATGAACTCAAACCTCAATGCTACTTTAATATTGAGAGGATCTTTTCATGATGATGTGTGAGGGTGATGATGGCACATGCTCAGAATTCTTTTACATACTGAATAAAGTCAATCAAAACAAGAACAACTCTTTGTATGTTTTTCTATACtgtactactactactactacacaATCACCAGCAGTCTGTGTACTACCTTTCTAATACCGGTCAACCACATTTGTAACAAATGTGACTTCTCTATCTACTGTACTGTAAGCAGGGCTTATGAGGAGAAGAGTTCCAGTTCAAAATGTTGACCATTTCCATGTATTAGACCTCTTTATACAGAGATAGACTGGGGATCTCTGCTAGGGTTATCAGTATGCACCAAATACCCAGAAGACTTTTACTGTTTCTCtttattgctaaaacactaaaccccatTATCTTTCTCTCAACTAAATTCCCAGTGGTCTAAACACATTCACTCTTTAAGCCAAAACcttaaaggtgctgtagaatgtaaaactgtatttaaggCATAagtgaataataagagttctgtacatggttataacatatcatgagcctcaaacacgattgtttcctccttcctATTTAAACCTCATGCGTGCAAAAGACCGccggaaaacagaccaatctcaacataacaccaactgtgacgttacagtccagatgtacaccccaacattaaattacacattaaattaattacaatgttgttacaatgataaaaacaaagttgtcaGCTTGACGGTTGATGGCTAAGTtagtgctatatgctagttaatgctatatgctagttaatgctgtTAGCGTTTTgtctgaagttctactattgacgttacagttatgttttgcaggtccatactgaaaaaaaaacacaaactgatCACTCAGAaacctccattgaaaatctccaaacaattaatAATTCCTtaaaatctgatacagactcaaacataagatctgtttacacacacacagagctactgaatgagaaacagccaatcagagcagagctcaacattattattcatgaacctttcaaataaggtaataatagaccatttcattctaaagacAAATCCTAGAGTTGTAAATGGACATAaaaactgactctggatcatttCTGCACTTAAAAAAGTCACAAACATTCagtgtagatatcagagaataTTTCAACAGATTATTAACATggattctttggcacctttaaccaAGTTGAGGTAGTTAGACACTATTTGCAAAACTTTAAACACAGATGCCGTTAAAGACGTTAAACACAACTACAACATAGAgttatcatcgagtaaacacaacTACATTCTAATgatgtttttaccaattgtaCACAATAAACACCAACAATGAATGTAAATAAATCTGAGAGGcagaggaggaagagtatgaggaagaaaagaCGTAAAGCAGTTGTCCTGTGGTGTGAAGGTGCTGTGTGTTGTCAAAGTTATCTGTGCTGAAGATGAAGACTTGTGGTGGTCAGAATGAATTTATCAATGACTTTAGTTTTGCAGAAGTGCATTTGAGTCCTGTAATCTTATTTTCATTCATGAAAATTTTCTTTGATTCTTTAAGATTTTTCTTCAAGAGCTACATATACAAATAATCAGACATCACTAtcacttgcagtacttacagtataGTATATAAAATAATCATTGAACTCATTTGTGATAACTACAGATAATTAACAGATATTTGTAATGTGTGTTGTGTTTTCCCTTAACCAGCTCTGCAGTGTTTTCTATATTGATTGACTAGCTGTGTTTATCTTCTGAAAGTGTGAATGTAGTTTGATGATTTGGGttttgtgtttaatgttttgagaaagtttcaagaaatgtgttttagcaattgtGGAAATCCATAACAGGCAGAATTAGTTTGTCATCCAAATGCATCAACTGAGGAATTCCAGAATGAATGTTTCCTAATGTTCAGTTTTATTTTACGATGCGGTGGACATTTTTACAGatgtgaaacaaaacacaaatgatTTTCTGTCTGTTGTGAGATTGtcttgaatttttttgtgaagTTTATGAGTCCATACCTGTATGAATGCAGCTTAGCATTCCTGCCCCTAAACACCAGCATAAGCTGCTAACTGGTTTTAatctggtttaaggtggcatcAGCTGGTTTAAGCTTGTCCTCACAGCtagtcaagctggtgggtcagccggcctaaccctaaccctaagtCCAGCAAGAAAATCTTCAAAGTGACTAAAACACAGCTAAACTAGCTTGCTACAACTGCAAAacttgttttagtttttttttttttttgagtaggCGCCTTCTGTTTCTGCAGTAGCTATATAATACATGATCGATGTTAAGTCCATACACAAGTACATTTACTCAATGACATTCACACACTGTCTGCAGATAAACATAAACTCATAAACACCCAATAACTATCTGTTTATCTCTGTCTCAATCTCTCTCAACCATCACCCGTCACACACACACCGCTGAAGTTGTCACTTACGTATGAGAAAGAGCTTAATGAAatattgagagagagagagagagagagagagagagagagagagagagagagagagagagagagagagagagagagagagagagagagcgcaatGGGAAGTTGTGTTTAAAGGGCAAACTATCTGCTCATATTCTGCCGGTATGAGAGAGCTcgtgaggtgtgtgtgtgtgtgtgtgtgtgtgtgtgtgttatgaaGCTCGTGCACCTCCCCCTCTCGACACCCCCACAGTCCCACAATCCTTTGTGAAGGTCCTGCTCGCTCTTATTAACTGTCACCTAGCAACAGAGCGGATAATGATCTGAAGCCCCGCCCACTCGACTGACTCACTCGACTAAAGTTTGTGTATGCACTGAACACTCGATCACTaaagtctgtgtgtgtgtgtgtgtgtgtgtgtgtgtgtgtgtgtgtgtgtgtgtgtgtgtgtgtgcgtgtgtgtgcgtgtgtgtgtgtgtgtgtgtgtgtgtgtgtgtgtgtgtttgtagacGAGTCAGTATTGTGATCTACTGTAGTGTGAGCGAGCGCTCAATGAATGAAGACTTGGCGGAGGTTTGCC
This genomic interval carries:
- the grin2ba gene encoding glutamate receptor ionotropic, NMDA 2B → MSLCAYRGLAPPSQEKRVWFYLMAPPSRHLPSPSLYQLFLVCLLLLPLACQSRRDRGGGGGAHYIPSSVAQYPPLPKLLQGLSIAVVLVGNSSEVALAGTRDKDDFTHMPLAPNVEMLTMNETDPKSIIKSICDLMTEHWLQGVVFGDDTDQEAIAQILDFISAQTHIPILGIKGGSSMIMAAKDDSSMFFQFGPSIEQQASVMLNIMEEYDWYIFSIVTTYYPGYQDFVTKIRSTIENSFVGWELEEVLLLDMSVDDGDAKIQNQLKKLQSPVILLYSTKEEANIIFEVAHSVGLTGYGYTWIVPSLVAGDADHIPPEFPTGMISVSYDEWDYGLEARVRDGVAVIASATSTMMMDRGPHTLLKSECHGSPDKKSPISGNSNEVLRYLMNVTFEGRNLSFSEDGYQMHPKLVIILLDKERQWDRVGKWENGSLSMKYHVWPRFELYSGAESRDDDHLSIVTLEEAPFVIVEDVDPLSGTCMRNTVPCRKQLKSVNNTGEPAVYIKRCCKGFCIDILKKIAKSVKFTYDLYLVTNGKHGKKINGTWNGMVGEVVMKNAHMAVGSLTINEERSEVIDFSVPFIETGISVMVSRSNGTVSPSAFLEPFSADVWIMMFVMLLLVSAIAVFVFEYFSPVGYNFCLADGREAGGPSFTIGKAIWLLWGLVFNNSVPVQNPKGTTSKIMVSVWAFFAVIFLASYTANLAAFMIQEEYVDQVSGLSDKKFQRPNDFSPPFRFGTVPNGSTERNIRNNYKEMHSYMIKFHQRNVDEALYSLKTGKLDAFIYDAAVLNYMAGRDEGCKLVTIGSGKVFASTGYGIAIQKDSGWKRQVDLAILQLFGDRDMEEFEALWLTGICHHEKNEVMSSQLDVDNMAGVFYMLGAAMALSLITFIAEHAFYWHLRFCFMGVFSGKPGFTFAISREIYSCIHGVEIEEKSSSVLDSPSTTMNNTHSNILRLLRTAKNMASLSGVNGSPHSALDFIRRESSVYDISEHRRSLAGHSDCKAPYLPDDNMFSDYISEVERTFGNLHLKDSNLYQDHYLHHHGGSTLGLMGPVPNRPQSLGSSSSLEGGMFDCDSLAGGVAPIFTTQPRSALTHRNMSKFDLLQSQTPLSGQGLNQGLADLYGKFSFKGGASGSGYIPGHDRYRNGADDGNIRSDVSDISTHTVTYGNLEGNAKKRKQYRDSLKKRPASAKSRRELDEIELGYRRRQRHGHHRHHGHRSASPPSDRKRVGGANSTSYLLQDKESLRDFYLDQFRPKKGIPQWEHVDLTDGPTEGGGNCTSLVSVEDFLKSKPKKLDSKSGSSEWECRSCRSGSAGNKQASLHGVGTGFVSSGSNCVASGGGGGPGSSRPTSATCMRCEGCKKSGNLYDISEDSNHLLEHPAGNRGQTSAQRRRAFGGKPLQRQHSYDTFVDLQREEAGGVAGVLEFGGAGGVGGALPPPRSISLKEKERYMDASGPFAHIFEHQGGSELDTDLDPLFYGGIEKAKGAGSPFGLFSSHRCSVGEKELRDSGLMEGPAHSLSKSLYPDRTNHNPFVPTFGDDQCLLHGAKSYYINRQQQGDMHCPTGVTSFLPASAASGVMSNLAPHFPAELCIGNHHTSKLSLGPPRPFSGSNGHVYEKLSSIESDV